A part of Macrobrachium nipponense isolate FS-2020 chromosome 26, ASM1510439v2, whole genome shotgun sequence genomic DNA contains:
- the LOC135200257 gene encoding organic cation transporter protein-like isoform X1, with protein sequence MKNSDRDKAKMSNTKFDELLSNLKTSKWNIMYFMFASTWFFLIPFQSLSGAYIAPSVGFHCRPPENLNNVTISEDNCSYKVNTSSEVQELPCTSWDFDKSIFSSTATSEFNLVCDREYLRATYQSIKMFGTFVSPVIGGYFADRFGRKIVVVVTLVTFTLCSSGIAFLHNIYAILVFRFIVGFVNIPTFYTLTMEVTEMRLRSFVGILTALPWAFGTMAWGGIAYFIRDWRTLQLAVSLPNLILFPVLYFMDESPRWLITKGQHEKATKVLKKAARWNNSKLPPEDELRSLMQEIEEEAKKESESPKDAAPSAQTNSSRVRKKLCNLSRPLLCSTRKISLITVFMCVDYFIVATVFYGLSLNGTNFSADPFIYMILTGLMEIPAYSITAPVIQKFGRKKTTIFGFCVSGVSLLALAFIPEDITWLVMTLAMVGKMLISAAYQTIYVYVNELFPTVVRTKGMGIAVVTSRLGSMLSPYITDYIGPLVPWMPSMIFGGAALVAGVSTMFLPETLGKPLPDTITDLEDNKRREKRTDVEGDAEEEKRLNS encoded by the exons CCAAAATGAGCAACACGAAATTCGACGAACTCCTCAGTAACCTGAAGACGTCGAAATGGAATATCATGTACTTCATGTTCGCTTCCACTT GGTTCTTCCTGATTCCATTTCAAAGTCTGAGCGGTGCTTACATTGCTCCAAGCGTTGGCTTCCACTGTCGTCCGCCGGAGAATCTCAACAACGTTACCATTTCGGA AGATAACTGCTCGTACAAAGTAAACACATCCAGTGAGGTGCAAGAACTTCCGTGTACGAGTTGGGATTTCGACAAGTCGATCTTTTCCTCAACTGCAACGAGCGAG TTCAATTTAGTTTGTGATCGCGAGTACCTGAGAGCAACGTATCAAAGTATCAAGATGTTTGGCACCTTCGTCAGTCCCGTCATTGGTGGATATTTTGCTGACAG ATTTGGCAGAAAGATCGTAGTTGTGGTGACATTAGTCACCTTCACACTGTGCAGCAGCGGCATCGCCTTCCTGCACAACATCTACGCCATCCTGGTGTTCCGATTCATCGTTGGATTCGTGAATATTCCGACGTTTTACACCTTGA CGATGGAAGTCACCGAAATGCGGCTGCGGTCTTTCGTGGGCATTCTGACGGCGCTGCCGTGGGCGTTCGGCACTATGGCCTGGGGAGGAATAGCCTACTTCATAAGAGACTGGAGGACCCTTCAGTTGGCTGTGTCCCTCCCAAACCTCATTCTTTTCCCAGTTCTTTA TTTCATGGACGAATCACCCCGTTGGCTGATCACAAAAGGACAGCACGAGAAAGCAACGAAAGTGTTGAAGAAAGCTGCGCGTTGGAACAATTCCAAACTGCCCCCTGAGGATGAGCTGCGGTCTCTTATGCAGGAGATAGAAGAAGAG GCAAAAAAGGAGAGCGAATCTCCCAAAGATGCGGCACCATCTGCTCAAACCAACTCCTCAAGAGTTCGCAAGAAACTTTGTAATCTGTCGAGGCCTCTTCTTTGCAG CACGAGGAAAATCAGCCTAATCACTGTCTTCATGTGCGTGGATTACTTCATCGTGGCCACAGTCTTTTACGGCTTAAGTCTAAACGGCACCAACTTCAGCGCAGACCCTTTCATCTACATGATTCTTACTGGACTAATGGAAATTCCCGCCTATTCCATCACTGCACCGGTCATTCAGAAGTTCGGCCGAAAAAAAACGACCATCTTTGGCTTCTGCGTCAGTGGTGTTTCGCTACTGGCTCTAGCCTTCATCCCTGAAG ACATAACGTGGTTAGTAATGACTTTGGCTATGGTGGGGAAGATGCTGATAAGTGCAGCATACCAGACGATATATGTCTACGTGAATGAGCTGTTCCCGACCGTCGTTAGAACGAAAGGAATGGGAATTGCTGTCGTGACCTCCAGGTTGGGTTCCATGCTGTCGCCTTATATCACGGATTACATA GGCCCCTTAGTTCCCTGGATGCCTTCCATGATTTTCGGGGGCGCCGCCCTTGTAGCGGGAGTCTCGACGATGTTCCTGCCGGAGACGCTGGGCAAACCGCTTCCCGACACGATTACGGATCTCGAGGATAATAAGAGGAGGGAAAAAAG aaCCGACGTCGAGGGAGACGCAGAGGAGGAAAAACGACTGAACTCCTGA
- the LOC135200257 gene encoding organic cation transporter protein-like isoform X2: protein MSNTKFDELLSNLKTSKWNIMYFMFASTWFFLIPFQSLSGAYIAPSVGFHCRPPENLNNVTISEDNCSYKVNTSSEVQELPCTSWDFDKSIFSSTATSEFNLVCDREYLRATYQSIKMFGTFVSPVIGGYFADRFGRKIVVVVTLVTFTLCSSGIAFLHNIYAILVFRFIVGFVNIPTFYTLTMEVTEMRLRSFVGILTALPWAFGTMAWGGIAYFIRDWRTLQLAVSLPNLILFPVLYFMDESPRWLITKGQHEKATKVLKKAARWNNSKLPPEDELRSLMQEIEEEAKKESESPKDAAPSAQTNSSRVRKKLCNLSRPLLCSTRKISLITVFMCVDYFIVATVFYGLSLNGTNFSADPFIYMILTGLMEIPAYSITAPVIQKFGRKKTTIFGFCVSGVSLLALAFIPEDITWLVMTLAMVGKMLISAAYQTIYVYVNELFPTVVRTKGMGIAVVTSRLGSMLSPYITDYIGPLVPWMPSMIFGGAALVAGVSTMFLPETLGKPLPDTITDLEDNKRREKRTDVEGDAEEEKRLNS from the exons ATGAGCAACACGAAATTCGACGAACTCCTCAGTAACCTGAAGACGTCGAAATGGAATATCATGTACTTCATGTTCGCTTCCACTT GGTTCTTCCTGATTCCATTTCAAAGTCTGAGCGGTGCTTACATTGCTCCAAGCGTTGGCTTCCACTGTCGTCCGCCGGAGAATCTCAACAACGTTACCATTTCGGA AGATAACTGCTCGTACAAAGTAAACACATCCAGTGAGGTGCAAGAACTTCCGTGTACGAGTTGGGATTTCGACAAGTCGATCTTTTCCTCAACTGCAACGAGCGAG TTCAATTTAGTTTGTGATCGCGAGTACCTGAGAGCAACGTATCAAAGTATCAAGATGTTTGGCACCTTCGTCAGTCCCGTCATTGGTGGATATTTTGCTGACAG ATTTGGCAGAAAGATCGTAGTTGTGGTGACATTAGTCACCTTCACACTGTGCAGCAGCGGCATCGCCTTCCTGCACAACATCTACGCCATCCTGGTGTTCCGATTCATCGTTGGATTCGTGAATATTCCGACGTTTTACACCTTGA CGATGGAAGTCACCGAAATGCGGCTGCGGTCTTTCGTGGGCATTCTGACGGCGCTGCCGTGGGCGTTCGGCACTATGGCCTGGGGAGGAATAGCCTACTTCATAAGAGACTGGAGGACCCTTCAGTTGGCTGTGTCCCTCCCAAACCTCATTCTTTTCCCAGTTCTTTA TTTCATGGACGAATCACCCCGTTGGCTGATCACAAAAGGACAGCACGAGAAAGCAACGAAAGTGTTGAAGAAAGCTGCGCGTTGGAACAATTCCAAACTGCCCCCTGAGGATGAGCTGCGGTCTCTTATGCAGGAGATAGAAGAAGAG GCAAAAAAGGAGAGCGAATCTCCCAAAGATGCGGCACCATCTGCTCAAACCAACTCCTCAAGAGTTCGCAAGAAACTTTGTAATCTGTCGAGGCCTCTTCTTTGCAG CACGAGGAAAATCAGCCTAATCACTGTCTTCATGTGCGTGGATTACTTCATCGTGGCCACAGTCTTTTACGGCTTAAGTCTAAACGGCACCAACTTCAGCGCAGACCCTTTCATCTACATGATTCTTACTGGACTAATGGAAATTCCCGCCTATTCCATCACTGCACCGGTCATTCAGAAGTTCGGCCGAAAAAAAACGACCATCTTTGGCTTCTGCGTCAGTGGTGTTTCGCTACTGGCTCTAGCCTTCATCCCTGAAG ACATAACGTGGTTAGTAATGACTTTGGCTATGGTGGGGAAGATGCTGATAAGTGCAGCATACCAGACGATATATGTCTACGTGAATGAGCTGTTCCCGACCGTCGTTAGAACGAAAGGAATGGGAATTGCTGTCGTGACCTCCAGGTTGGGTTCCATGCTGTCGCCTTATATCACGGATTACATA GGCCCCTTAGTTCCCTGGATGCCTTCCATGATTTTCGGGGGCGCCGCCCTTGTAGCGGGAGTCTCGACGATGTTCCTGCCGGAGACGCTGGGCAAACCGCTTCCCGACACGATTACGGATCTCGAGGATAATAAGAGGAGGGAAAAAAG aaCCGACGTCGAGGGAGACGCAGAGGAGGAAAAACGACTGAACTCCTGA